ttacaactagaggcccagtgcacaaaactcgtTCACCGTAGGGGGcggccctcagccaggcctgcaccctcttgcagtccgggacccctcactccttaccacccacctgatCTCTGCTCTTTCGTGcctccatggaggcaggagaggttcctgccaccactgatgcactcgccagctgtgagcccggcttctggctgaaccgagctccccctgtgggagagcactgaccaccagggggtcagctcctgcattgagtgtctgcccctggtggtcagtgcacgtcatagtgactgtttgttccaccattcagtcaatttgcatattaggcttttattatgtaggatagccAAGAGCTGAAAACAGTGCAGATGCCCATCAATAGAAGGGTGAATAAAAAAACAATGGTATATTTACATAGTGGAATACTACCTgtcaggaaaagagaaggaattcttaacttttgagacagcatgtctggatctggagattattatactcagtgaaagaagccaggcagagaaagagaaaaactatatgacttcacttatatgtggaatctaatgaacattatctgccaaacaaaatagaaacacaggcatgaagacatggaacagactgacagcggtcagaggggatgggggagagagggattgGATGAAACTAactgaagggattagccaaagaacatccatgaacacagatgacaatgtggtgagggccagagggTGCAGGGAAATCAGGTACTATGTGAACAGGGccaaaagaagggaaaatggggatatctgtaatagtgtcagcaataaaataaaaactttttaaaaggatattGCTATTTACCGTTATCTCTTAATAGAACATAAATAAGGGGCTATTGCTCTCAGATGGGATGGAGGGTGAGCTATGGGAGAGCAGGGTAATTCTGAAGGGAGTAGGGAGCCTGTGTGAAAGGTTGAGGGCAGGAGATTCTGTGCAGCCTTAAAAGGAGGCTGCACTGATGAGCAAGTCAGCAGACCATGATCCAGGGAAGGACAGGAGTCACCAAAGGGAAGACCAGGGGAAGGGTGTTGTCATGAGGGAAAATGCTGGGATGAGGGAAAATGCTGGGACGAGGCAGAAATCCTGGCCCCGGGAAGACTGAGATATCAATAAACCTCAGACAATCCCCAAATTAGGCTTTATTCTCACTGTCACCTTCCTTCCTTAGGCCTGCTCTTGCCTGGGCCCCAGGGTTCTCCTAATTGTCATCTGAAAGAGTTCATTCATACTTAGAGGACAGATTAATTGTGAGGCAGAAGGTGGGCCATGGGCTAGAAAGGCAGGAAATATCATGGGCTCCTGATGAATTCAGGCAAGGGGTCAAGACTCCACGATGCCACTTACTAGCCATGTGTTCCTGGGAAAATTAGCTGGCCCATTGGGCATCAGGTTCTTCCTCTGTGAAGTAAGTGGGTCTGATAAGCCCTGTCTTATAGGACTGCAGCGATGTGTGGAGTGTTTGTAAACTACCGTGCACATTGCCTGGTGGAGATTGAATCTGTAATGAATGGCAGTTATTTCTAATATCGTTTTTATCCCAGATACTTCCACTCTCGCCTCTGGCACTGTGATTACTTGTTTGTTATTAAGGTCATATTAGAGAATGTGCAGTTCAGTAGGGCATAGAACACCCAATCGGCCAAAGAGGATACCCAATTCATGGATGTATGCTGACATTCAGGTGTGGGGAGCCTTCCCAGCTGGACACACACAAAGATGCCAGAAAGAGAATCTAGTTAGAACTCTTTCCCTCTGTCCAAGCTGCTCTGTCATCCAAATGCTTTCATTCATTTCACCCCCACCCAAAATCTACCCCTGGATAATGATTGGCCAGATCACACTCAAGATCATTAACATTCAATCCCAATTAGGCTGTGGGCTATGGCGCTCCCAGGCCATCATGTTTCTCATGGCTCAGTAACTGTATATCTGTAGAAATCTGTGCAGATGATGGGTATCACACGCCTAGTGCTCATACTGTCCAATGACACTGAGACTGTGTGCAGGAACCACCCTTCCTAACCAGGTGGAGATTTCCCTCTGGTTTATCCATGATCCCAAAGGAACAGGTCAGGACAATTTTCCACTTCACACTTCCCTCTCACACCCAAGACACACAATGTGCTGCTACCACCCCCAGCTTCTTTACAATCAACACCAGCAGAGGGAATCAGTTTCCCTAACACCCTGGCTCAGGCCATGcacatcattttttaattaaggtattacatatgtgtccttatccccccattgccctcctccacccccccactcataccctcacccccctggcgtctgtgtcccttggttaggcctatatgcttgcatacaagtcctttggttgatctctcccccttacctccaccctcccctaccttccctctgaggtttgatggtctgattgatgcttctctgtatttggatgtttttgttcatccgtttgttgttcattttattccataaatgagtgagatcatgtgatatttatctttctctgactggcttatttcgcttagcataatgctctccagttccaccatGCTGTTGcaactacgctgtggtaaaaatgAAGGCCCTTCAAAATTGAGTGCTGTTCCCTGGAGGCCCACCACCTCACCTGTTCTGTTACTTGTTTGTAAGATTTAGGGGACACCTAACCCCTTCCTTATATGACTTCAGCTCCTACACTATCATTCTGTGGGTGGGTGTGCCCTGCTTATGTTGGTGTCCCCACTACTAACACAGGATCTTCCAGAGGACATAGGCTCAGTGAATGTCTGGGGATTAAATGAACCACTGAGCAGGGGTCCTCTTTATGCAGATGAAATCCCTCCACTTTCTTGCCGGAACCAAGGATCCTTAGATAAGTTGTTTCATGCAAAGACAGACGAGAAGAGATAAGAATCAAAAATTAACAaccttttgctattatttttctatttattaactCCATTGATTGTACTGCCGAGTTCTGACACATTTCCAAGGAAATCCTTTTATAATGCCATGTTATCTATTTTGGGATCACAAAGTAGGATGGGACGTGTCCCAATTTTTGTTATACAAGAGCAAATCTCTTACTCTTGAGCTGGACATGTAGAAATATATAATGTTATCAATGTCATTTACAAACTTACATGCTAAAAGTTTATGAAACCTTCTATGAAAAGGGACATTCAAAAATTTCCCTAAAAATCCGAAAATAATAAATCATACCTTTCTCAATCATAATAGGAGCCCAAACCTTTCCCTGGGCCTCACTATTAGTTTCTTCTCAAGCATAGAGTTGAAAATTGGATGCACTTCATGCCCAGCAAAAGAAGTTAATGCTCATGGGCCTGAAAAGTGCCTGGATTCAACTCTGGCTCAGGCATAGTGGTTGTCATTGTACTCAGGCCCTTCAAGCAGTGATGAAAGGGAATAGGGATCCCTGTCATTAACCCTGAGCACAAACTGGAGGGTTTTCATCATGGTAGTCTCTGCATGTGCTCGGGGACCCCACAGGAACTCATAGCATGCAGGATCACTATTGGGCACCTGGCGGTACAGCAGGTACTGTTCCTGGACCCAAATTTTGGTGAtgagctccctgggctccccatagAGCCAATGCTCCTTCCCATCATACACCCCTACAACATTCAGTGCTTCCCACACTTTTTCCTCAGGGGCACAATCACCCTCTGAGGCGATCACCCACAGAACTGTGACCAGGAGGCCTGTGTTGGGATATCTGTGCCCATTGCTCACCATCCCATCATAGCTGAGCCCCAAGGCAGTGGCCAGGACATAGGTGTGAGTACTGGGGTCCATTTCTTCCACCACAATACCAAAACCCAACTGGATGCATTCAGTGGCTGCACTGAAGAGCTCAGGAAAGTGGTCCTGGTGCTCTTTGATGACACTACTCAGCATTTCTGCCTTTGTGGTCGGCTCCTTTGCACGATACTTAAGGAGTAGAAACTCCACCATTTCTATCATCTTCAAATGCAGTGCTTTGTGGAGCAAGGAATCGGCATCTTCATCAGGGCCTCCCTCAGCGTTTGGACCCTCCTCATCTTGGCTGCTGGAGCTCTCATCTTCAGCGTGTCTCCATGGCAAGGCTTCCATGGCATGGGGGGAGGCACCCTGAAGACTCTGGGGAGGACTTGGTGTCTCAGCAGCAGACACCTCCTCTAGGCTGTCTATAAACAGGACTGAGGGGGAGGAGGCCCGAGAGGAGTAGAGAGACAgggcctcctcctcatcctccacctcctcctcctgcataGCCCAGAACAGTTCCTCTACCAACATGTCAGGGATCTCCATTGGGTCCTCATGGTCTTCCTCAGGCTTCCACGGCTCACTCATATGATGACCAGGCATGATGAGTCGTGCTCGAACAGTGACCGAGTGTGGGCAGAAGATGGGCAAGGAGGACCCAcgggcctgggggaaggggagtaTGAGAGGCATGAGCTGAGAAACACAACCTAGGCGGCTCTGACAAAGGTGACTTCCAGCTCTCCCCTTTAGGGGTGTACATGGGCCTCACAGGGCTCACTCCTGATCAGCCTGCCCACTAAGAGCCTGAAGAAGGAAGTGACATGACTGCTCAGGGTATAGAAGGCACAGGACAGGGTTCTGTAGCTGACAGTGCGATGTGGAGGTGTCAGGCAATGTGGGGTCCCCTCTGACAGTGGTGGGGAGGCCATGGGGACATATTCATGGTCGGAACCTCACCTTAATTCCTAGCacttcctggcctcctgctgctctgtgacCTGAGAATATGTAGCATAAACCAAGGCCTTCACTTCCTTCTATCCGGGGGCTCTGCTGGAGGGAAAAACGGAGCACCTCAGGATGCACATGGCAATCACAGTCCTGGAACCCCAATGCtgacaggaggggcagcaggactcTGTGAGGTCCCGTCTGTTGTGGGTGGGAGGTTCCTCCTTGCACATGTAGGATCCAAACCTttcccctgccagggcctggcccctcaCTGCCTTCTGCTGGCCTGAGGTCAAACTCTCAGAACAAGACCACACACACCTAACACTTGAGGGAAGAAAATGAGGGGGTTCCTCTCCCGGAGGATCAAGAAGGGGTGACTGAAGATTTGGGTCCATCTATCCTGGGTTAAGGCTCTAATCCCTTCTCACCATGACGCACTGCAGGGTTTCAGACCACTCTCTCTCTGCTGACTGAGCCCAATCTACTTAGACTTTGGCTTCACCTCCCTGAGGTACAGGAGTAGGAAGTGAGCTGAGCTAATCCAGGCACTATTCCGAGTTTCCCCATTGCTGACAGAGGAGGCAGGTTAAGTCTGGGTTCCCATGTGCTCTGCTTCCCCTCAGTGCTCACCTTGATTCTTGGCAGGAACTAGGGTTCGTCTCTGTTGACAGAATTTGGATCCTGGGGATGATACAACGTATGGTCTCACACCAAGGTCCTCACCTTGCTGATAGCTCTGAGACAAAAGTGAACACGAGCTccatctgcccccacccctgtgcaggTGCCCACACAACTGAAACCAGGGCATGGGCCCATCCATTCCGGGTAGAGTGCCCGTAGTCTTGCCTCAGgatacttgcctttcttcctggcctggcctgggtctGAATCCAGCTGACCTGATTTCACCATGAATAACTGTCCTCAGTGAGAAAAGCTCAGGAGGAGCAGGCATGTGGAAACCGGGAGCATGTCACACCCAGGTACCCCCTGCCTGGGGAATCTGGATGCTGAGGTCAGGACACTCCCTGATGCTGAGGGCTCTCTTCTTTTCTCAGGGAGCACAGAGCTGCAGTTTCCCACAAGAAAACATTCACACCTTTATGACCCTTCTACAACCTCAGCTCATCTTTGCATGAACTGAAGCCATTCCCTCTGACCAAGGCCCTGTCCTTCCAGAGTGCCCTCAGACAAACGTGAGGAGGAACCACCTCTGCCGACCCATGCCAGGCCTTTCCCAGGGCTGACAGCAGCACAGTCTGGGTTCAGGGCACCCATTGTCTGGAGTGTGGTATCCTCTTTCCTCACTGTGCTACCTAGGCTTACTCGGAGAGTGCCTGGGACCTTTCCCTTCCCATGAACTGAGAATGAATACTGGAGGCCATGTCCACCATTTCTTGTGACCTCCAAAGGGGACGTCAAGATACCACAGTAACTATCCTGCCCAGTTGTGCCAGCAGAGCCTAAGCCAGCCGGTCCCTGTGTTAACTGGAGTGGGAAGTACCATCATCCTGCCTCAAGACCCACACTTTAATTACCAGCATTGCCTGGCACACCTCCCATGTTGCCCTGAATCCAGAACCTTCAGGacaatgccctcacctccctttgcCACTCCTAAGGTAGAAgtctggaagcaacccaaatccaCAGGCCTACCATGAGGcttgcaggtgctgctggcaggACCAGGCACGCTGTGGACACTTATGGCCCTGGCCAAGCCTCAGGCATACATACTTCAAGGAGTGCTAGGGGGCTTCCTGAGTCCTAACTCGGGTCCTCACCTGGtatcctggcagagccctgcagccccctTCTTTGCCTACCTGGAGCCTGACCCCTCAGAGCTCAGGCGGTGGAGTCCGCTTGTTTTCCTGCAGGATCCTCACCGAGACTCCTGGCAGGAACTGGAACCTCCTGTCAACCTGAGAGGCCCAAGTCAGGGAGAGAGCATGTGGTCATGGGCCGGGGACCTCCAATGGTTCACAGTAGGGGTAATGTGGGGCATCTCTGTTGTGGGGTCCCTGGTCCCTCAGTCTTCCCTTTGCATGTTCACCTTGATTCCAGGCAAGACCCGGGTCCTCCCCTCTGCCAAATATGTCATTCCCCTGAATTCCAAGGGCTGACATCAGGTCTGGCCTTCTTCGGGTCCTCTCTGCATGGTCATCCACCATAGGGCCTCCCAACACTTTGAGCAGGGCAGACTTCTGTGGACTCCCTTCCAGTTAGGGGTCCTGGCTTCCCCCAGTCCTCCCTGTGGTTCCTCACCttgactcttccctctgcccacctgagACCCTGCTCCTTACACCGAACCCCAGAGCCTGTCAGACCCAGATGCAAATGTCAGGAAAAGCACCTTGACTCTGGGCAGTGCTTCTGCATCCCTTCTGTGGACCTGAGGGAGGCCTTCCATGATTTATCAAGTTTCCAGTCTCCCTCTGACCTGCAAGCGGAAGTCAGGAGACACCTCACAGGGTTATTTGACTTGGGCTCATCCATGGCTCATAGCAGGGGAGGCCCTATATGGGGTCCCCTATATTGTGGGGTTCTGGTCCCCGTCTTCCCTTCTTCAGCCGACCTGTGGCTCTGCTCCTTACACCAAACCCCAGTCTCTCACCCCTGATGCAGAAGTCACCCCATCCTGTAGTACCCCGCCCACTCTGGTCCTCCCAGGACTGAGGATTCTCAGGTTCAGGGCCCCCAATCGCCCTCAGGGTCCTCAACTTGACAGCAGCAGGACCTGGGGGTCCCTGTGCAGCCTGAAGCCCTGCTCCTTCTACCAAACCCCCCAGTGTCTCTCAGACCCAATGCAGAAATCACAAATCACAATGCGTGAGCtcaccactcccccaccccaggaggcctgcccgATGGACACTGttctggggtccaggcccccagtctccctcagggtccccacacTGACTCCGGGCAGGTCCAGACCCCCTCTGCCGACCTGAGACGCTGCCATGACACGGAGCCGCCCGAAGGTCTCAGACCACGAGGACCCGGAAGTCAGTCCTGACCACTCGTGGGCACCCCGCGCCTTGGGGctcccaggactgactgctctgGCCCAGAGTCACCATATCCTCCCCACGGTCTCACCATgaggcctgcaggtcctgggaccctccctctTTTAACCGGGAGGCCGGACCCCCCGCACGGAGGCCGTCACCACCGAGaccccaggggaggcctgtgggcctcactccccagggctcccggcaggggcTATACTAGCTCCCCGGGCACCTCcgtctggtcctcaccctgatcCCAGGTAGAGCCTGGGCCCTGCCGACCTGAGGAGGCTCCCCTCAGCGCCTGTGCCGTCTACCGACCCGAAGCCGGCCTCCCAAAGATGGCGCTCAGCTCCCTCAGACTTCTCAGGCGGAAGTCCGTGAGTCAGTGACATCACTTCCGGAAACCAATTGTGTGGTCACCCAGGACAGTTGACAGGGGCGGAGTTCTGCTCTTTTGTGCCCTGCCCGCACCTTCTGGTCCCTACCTGGGCTGGatggcctgggcccccaccctgtgctgacctgggtctgtgccctgcaGGCCAAGTGCCCTGAGACAAACCTTTGGAGGAACTACGTCTGCCGACCCATGCCGAGCCTTACCCAGGGCTGATAGCAGCACAGACTGGGTTCAAGGCACCCACTGTTTGGAGTGTGGTATCCTCCTTCCACACAACCCATGCACACTGGGAGAGTGCCTGGGACCTTTCCCTTCTGCTGAACAGAGAGTGAATACTGCAGGCCATGCCCACCATCTCTCTGAGACCTCCAAGGTGGACTTTAAGACACACCACATTGACTATCGTGCCGAGTGTGCCAGTTGTGCCAGCAGAGCCTAAGCCAGCCGGTCCCTGTGTTTACTGGGGTGGGAGGTACCACCATCCTGCCTCAAGACCCACACTTTAATTACCAGCATTGCCTGGCACACCTCCCATGTTGCCCTGAATCCAGCACCTTCAGGAAAATGCCCTTACCTCCCTTTGCCACTCCTAAGGTAGAagtttggaagcaacccaaatccaCAGGCCTACCATGAGGATTCCAGGTGCTGCTGATAGGAAGACGGACACTGCGGACACTTATGGCCTTGGCCAAGCCTCAGGCATACATACTTCAAGGTGTGCTAGGGGCTTCCTGAGTCCTAACTTGGGTTTTTCCCTGGtatcctggcagagccctgcagccCTTCTTTGCCTACCTGGAGCCTGACCCCTCAGAGCTCAGGGGGTGGAGTCCGCTTGTCTTCCTGCAGGATCCTCACCGTCACTCCTGGCTGGAGCTGAAACCTCCTGTCAACCTGAGAGGCCCAAGTCAGTAAGAGACCATGTGGACATGGACACGGGGCCTCCCAGGGTTCACAGTAGGGGTAATGTGGGGCATCTCTGTTGTGGGGTCCCGGGTCCCTCAGTCTTCCCTTTGCATGTTCACCTGGACTCGGGGCATGACCTgggtcctcccctctgccacatATGTCATTCCCCTGAATTCCCAGGCCTGAAATCAGGTCTGGGCTTAGGCCTGACATCAGGTCTGGGCTTCTGCGATTCCTCTCTGCATGGTCATCTACCATAGGACCTCCCAACACTTTGAGCTGGGCAGACTTCTGTGGACTCCTCTCCGGTTAGGGTTCCTAGATTCCCCCAGTCCTCCCTGGGGGTTCTCACCttgactcttccctctgcccacctgagACCGTGCTCCTTACACCGAAACCCAGAGGTTGTCAGACCCAGATGCAAAAGTCAGGAAAAGCACCTTGACTCTGGGCAGTGCTTCTGCATCCCTTCTGTGGACCCGAGGGAGGCCCTACAGTTCTTATCAAGTTTCCAGTCTCCCTCAGACCTGAATGCTGAAGTCAGGAGATCCCCCATGCAGTCACCAGCCCCGTAGCCTTCCAAGGCAGAGAGCAAGGTGTAGTTTTGTGCAGCTTCTACATTGGGAGTCCTGGGTCCCTTCTGTCCTGACACAGGGTCCCCATCATGACCCTGGCAGGTCCTGggtccttcctctgccttcctgggGCTGGTTTGTGTATGAAACCCC
The sequence above is a segment of the Myotis daubentonii chromosome X, mMyoDau2.1, whole genome shotgun sequence genome. Coding sequences within it:
- the LOC132223385 gene encoding melanoma-associated antigen 4-like; translated protein: MGIPRGLLTNIWLQEQYLLYLQVPNSDQEHHKFLWGLRAHAETTKSKARGSSLPIFCPHSVTVRARLIMPGHHMSEPWKPEEDHEDPMEIPDMLVEELFWAMQEEEVEDEEEALSLYSSRASSPSVLFIDSLEEVSAAETPSPPQSLQGASPHAMEALPWRHAEDESSSSQDEEGPNAEGGPDEDADSLLHKALHLKMIEMVEFLLLKYRAKEPTTKAEMLSSVIKEHQDHFPELFSAATECIQLGFGIVVEEMDPSTHTYVLATALGLSYDGMVSNGHRYPNTGLLVTVLWVIASEGDCAPEEKVWEALNVVGVYDGKEHWLYGEPRELITKIWVQEQYLLYRQVPNSDPACYEFLWGPRAHAETTMMKTLQFVLRVNDRDPYSLSSLLEGPEYNDNHYA